One Sulfitobacter sp. M39 genomic window, TCAAGATTACCATATTTACCACCTGAGAACTTCGGCCAGTCGATAGCGAGCCCCAGCTTGACCATTTCCTCGGACAGGTCACGACCATCAGGAAGGAAGCACTTTGCGACTGTGCGGCCAAATTCGTCTTCATCAGTAATCTCGGCGCGTATACTATGCCCCTTACACAGATTGACCATCGCCCACTTGGCCTTTTTGCCGTAGGGGTGATGTAGTTCAGGCGCATCTATCCCGTGAAGGCGCACTTGGGTCTTTTGGATCGTAATTGTGTCACCGTCTGTAACGTATGCTGGCCCTTCCAACACGCGTGGCAGCGTGACCGAGTGAGCGGTCGTTTCATCGAATGCTTCGCCCCATGCTGGCGTATTAGACTGCGGCGCTTTTGGCTGCGCAGGAGAAGCAGATATGCCGCGAACTGTGTCATCGGCAGACGTCTCTTTAACGGGGTGAGTTTTTGACTTGGACTTCTGCCGATAAGACGGCTTGAACAGCGCTCTAAAAAGAAATTTCAACATAGCTCAACTATAGGAGGCAGTGCTACTCAGGGCAAACAAATTGAAAACGAAGTAAGAGCCAACATCATCAGTCTCTCGTTAGATTGAATATGTTTAGTGTTCCAAGCTCGGCGTTCGCCCAGCGATGGAATAGTTTGCCCTCAGCTAAAGTTCGGAATGACTGGCCGCATCGCAGCATTGCAGCATTGCAGGTTATTAACGAACGGCAGCAATGGGACGTCCACTACATAAGTGAAGTTTATACAAAGTGTCGGTTTTGCCTAACTTTACTATTAAGTGCATCAACCGGCCCCACGCTGGGAATGTCTCTTGCGCAAAAGATAAGTTCCTTTCATCATGGAATTCGTGATTTAACTGCTATTTGCATTTCGAATTATTGTAGCTGGGGTTGTAATGGACGCATTTCCTATTGGCGTTGGTGAAAAGCTTAAATTTTATGTTTACCGTTTGATAGACCCGCGAAACGGTGAAACTTTTTACATTGGGAAAGGTAAAAATGACCGTATTTTTCAACATGCCAAAGCGACTAAATCTGCGGATGTCACGATAGACGTCGATACAAATTTTGAT contains:
- a CDS encoding thermonuclease family protein; this translates as MLKFLFRALFKPSYRQKSKSKTHPVKETSADDTVRGISASPAQPKAPQSNTPAWGEAFDETTAHSVTLPRVLEGPAYVTDGDTITIQKTQVRLHGIDAPELHHPYGKKAKWAMVNLCKGHSIRAEITDEDEFGRTVAKCFLPDGRDLSEEMVKLGLAIDWPKFSGGKYGNLEITGVRKKLWLADARQKGRMHVWEKFDAQKNGQSKGNEGTAQS